The following proteins are co-located in the Onychomys torridus chromosome 6, mOncTor1.1, whole genome shotgun sequence genome:
- the Atp8b2 gene encoding phospholipid-transporting ATPase ID isoform X1, translating into MTVPKEMPEKWARAGTPPSWSQKKPSWGTEEERRARANDREYNEKFQYASNCIKTSKYNILTFLPVNLFEQFQEVANTYFLFLLILQLIPQISSLSWFTTIVPLALVLTITAVKDATDDYFRHKSDNQVNNRHSQVLINGVLQQEQWMNVCVGDIIKLENNQFVAADLLLLSSSEPHGLCYIETAELDGETNMKVRQAIPVTSELGDISKLAKFDGEVICEPPNNKLDKFSGTLYWKENKFPLSNQNMLLRGCVLRNTEWCFGLVIFAGPDTKLMQNSGRTKFKRTSIDRLMNTLVLWIFGFLVCMGVILAIGNAIWEHEVGTRFQVYLPWDEAVDSAFFSGFLSFWSYIIILNTVVPISLYVSVEVIRLGHSYFINWDKKMFCAKKQTPAEARTTTLNEELGQVEYIFSDKTGTLTQNIMVFDKCSINGHSYGDVFDVLGHKAELGERPAPVDFSFNPLADKKFLFWDPSLLEAVKMGDPHAHEFFRLLSLCHTVMSEEKNEGELYYKAQSPDEGALVTAARNFGFVFRSRTPKTITVHELGTAITYQLLAILDFNNIRKRMSVIVRNPEGKIRLYCKGADTILLDRLHPSTQELLNSTTDHLNEYAGDGLRTLVLAYKDLDEEYYEEWARRRLQASLAQDSREDRLASIYEEIESDMMLLGATAIEDKLQQGVPETIALLTLANIKIWVLTGDKQETAVNIGYSCKMLTDDMTEVFIVTGHTVLEVREELRKAREKMVDSSHTVGNGFTYQGKLSSSKLTSVLEAVAGEYALVINGHSLAHALEADMELEFLETACACKAVICCRVTPLQKAQVVELVKKYKKAVTLAIGDGANDVSMIKTAHIGVGISGQEGIQAVLASDYSFSQFKFLQRLLLVHGRWSYLRMCKFLCYFFYKNFAFTMVHFWFGFFCGFSAQTVYDQYFITLYNIVYTSLPVLAMGVFDQDVPEQRSMEHPKLYEPGQLNLLFNKREFFICIAQGIYTSVLMFFIPYGVFAEATRDDGTQLADYQSFAVTVATSLVIVVSVQIGLDTGYWTAINHFFIWGSLAVYFAILFAMHSNGLFDMFPNQFRFVGNAQNTLAQPTVWLTIVLTTAVCIMPVVAFRFLRLSLKPDLSDTVRYTQLVRKKQKAQHRCMRRVGRTGSRRSGYAFSHQEGFGELIMSGKNMRLSSLALSSFSTRSSSSWIESLRRKKSESTNSPGGGPEKPLKG; encoded by the exons ATGACGGTCCCCAAGGAGATGCCCGAGAAGTGGGCCCGGGCCGGGACGCCTCCATCTTGGAGCCAGAAGAAGCCCTCTTGGGGGACAG AAGAAGAGCGGAGGGCGCGGGCTAATGACCGTGAATACAATGAGAAATTCCAGTATGCG AGTAACTGCATCAAGACCTCCAAGTACAATATTCTCACCTTCCTGCCTGTCAACCTCTTCGAGCAGTTCCAGGAAGTTGCCAACACCTACTTCCTGTTCCTTCTCATCCTACAG CTGATCCCCCAGATCTCCTCCCTGTCCTGGTTCACCACCATTGTGCCTTTGGCTCTTGTCCTCACCATCACAGCTGTTAAAGATGCCACTGATGACTAT TTCCGCCACAAGAGTGATAACCAGGTGAATAACCGTCATTCTCAGGTGCTGATCAATGGAGT CCTCCAACAAGAGCAGTGGATGAATGTCTGTGTCGGTGATATTATCAAGCTAGAAAACAACCAGTTTGTGGCG GcggacctcctcctcctctccagcagCGAGCCCCATGGGCTGTGTTACATAGAGACCGCGGAACTGGATGG AGAGACCAATATGAAAGTGCGTCAGGCAATTCCAGTCACCTCCGAGCTGGGGGACATCAGTAAGCTGGCCAAGTTTGATG GTGAAGTAATCTGTGAACCTCCCAACAACAAGCTGGACAAATTCAGTGGAACCCTGTACTGGAAGGAAAACAAATTCCCCCTGAGCAACCAGAACATGCTGCTGCGCGGCTGTGTGCTGAGAAATACCGAGTGGTGCTTTGGGCTGGTCATCTTTGCAG GTCCTGACACCAAGCTGATGCAGAACAGCGGCAGGACGAAGTTCAAGAGAACGAGTATTGACCGCCTGATGAACACACTGGTCCTCTGG ATTTTTGGATTCCTGGTCTGTATGGGAGTGATCCTGGCCATTGGCAATGCCATCTGGGAGCACGAGGTCGGGACGCGATTCCAGGTCTACCTGCCCTGGGATGAGGCGGTGGATAGTgccttcttctctggcttcctctccTTCTGGTCCTATATCATCATTCTCAACACCGTTGTGCCCATTTCACTGTATGTCAG TGTGGAAGTCATTCGTTTGGGCCACAGCTACTTCATCAACTGGGACAAGAAGATGTTCTGCGCGAAGAAGCAGACGCCTGCGGAGGCCCGTACCACCACTCTGAATGAAGAGCTGGGCCAGGTGGAGTACATCTTCTCTGATAAGACGGGCACCCTCACCCAGAACATCATGGTGTTCGACAAGTGCTCCATCAATGGCCACAGCTATG GTGACGTGTTCGATGTCTTGGGCCACAAAGCTGAGCTGGGAGAG AGACCAGCGCCTGTTGACTTCTCCTTTAATCCTCTGGCTGACAAGAAATTCTTGTTTTGGGATCCAAGCCTCTTGGAGGCTGTCAAAATGGGGGACCCACATGCACATGAGTTCTTCCGTCTCCTCTCCTTGTGCCACACTGTCATGTCAGAAGAAAAGAACGAAG GAGAGCTGTACTACAAAGCTCAGTCTCCGGATGAGGGGGCTCTGGTCACCGCAGCCAGGAACTTTGGTTTTGTGTTCCGTTCTCGTACCCCTAAAACAATCACTGTCCATGAGCTCGGTACAGCCATCACCTACCAGCTGCTGGCCATCTTGGACTTCAACAACATTCGCAAGCGGATGTCAGTCATAG TGCGGAATCCAGAGGGGAAGATCAGACTCTACTGCAAAGGGGCGGACACCATCCTGCTGGACAGACTCCACCCTTCCACACAGGAGCTACTCAACAGCACCACTGACCACCTGAAT GAATATGCAGGGGACGGGCTGAGGACCCTGGTGCTGGCCTACAAAGACCTGGATGAAGAATACTATGAGGAATGGGCCAGGAGACGcctacaggccagcctggcccaAGACAGCAGAGAGGACAGGCTGGCCAGCATCTATGAAGAGATTGAGAGTGACATGATG CTGCTGGGTGCCACGGCCATTGAGGACAAGCTTCAGCAGGGAGTCCCAGAGACCATCGCCCTCCTGACTCTGGCCAACATTAAGATTTGGGTCCTAACTGGAGATAAGCAAG AGACGGCTGTGAACATTGGCTACTCCTGCAAGATGCTGACTGACGACATGACGGAGGTGTTCATAGTCACAGGCCACACTGTTCTGGAGGTTCGAGAGGAGCTCAG GAAAGCCCGGGAGAAGATGGTGGACTCCTCCCACACGGTGGGCAATGGCTTCACCTACCAGGGGAAACTCTCGTCTTCAAAGCTCACTTCTGTCCTGGAGGCTGTTGCTGGGGAGTATGCCCTGGTCATCAATGGGCACAGCCTG GCCCATGCCTTGGAGGCTGACATGGAGCTAGAGTTTCTGGAGACAGCATGTGCTTGCAAAGCTGTCATCTGCTGCCGGGTAACACCCTTGCAGAAGGCACAGGTGGTGGAACTGGTTAAGAAGTATAAGAAGGCAGTGACGCTTGCCATTGGGGACGGTGCCAATGATGTCAGCATGATTAAAA CTGCTCACATTGGCGTGGGCATCAGCGGGCAGGAAGGGATCCAGGCCGTCCTGGCTTCCGATTATTCCTTTTCACAGTTCAAGTTCCTGCAGCGCCTCCTGCTGGTGCATGGGCGCTGGTCCTACCTGCGCATGTGCAAGTTCCTGTGCTACTTCTTCTATAAGAACTTCGCGTTCACCATGGTCCACTTCTGGTTTGGCTTCTTCTGTGGCTTCTCAGCCCAG ACCGTGTATGACCAGTATTTCATCACCCTGTATAACATCGTGTACACTTCGCTCCCAGTCCTGGCCATGGGGGTCTTTGACCAG GATGTCCCGGAGCAGCGAAGCATGGAACACCCTAAACTGTACGAGCCAGGCCAGCTGAATCTCCTGTTCAACAAGCGAGAGTTCTTCATCTGCATTGCCCAGGGCATCTACACCTCTGTGCTCATGTTCTTCATCCCCTACGGGGTGTTTGCAGAGGCCACGCGGGATGATGGCACCCAGCTGGCTGACTACCAGTCCTTTGCGGTCACTGTGGCCACCTCACTGGTCATTGTGGTCAGTGTGCAG ATTGGGCTGGACACGGGCTATTGGACAGCCATCAACCACTTCTTCATCTGGGGCAGCCTCGCTGTTTACTTTGCCATCCTCTTTGCCATGCATAGCAATGGGCTCTTTGACATGTTTCCAAACCAGTTCCGGTTTGTGG GGAATGCCCAGAACACCCTGGCCCAGCCCACCGTGTGGCTCACCATCGTGCTGACCACGGCTGTCTGCATCATGCCTGTGGTCGCCTTCCGCTTCCTCAGGCTTAGCCTGAAGCCGGATCTCTCCGACACG GTCCGCTACACCCAGCTGgtaaggaagaagcagaaggctCAGCACCGCTGCATGCGGCGCGTGGGCCGCACGGGCTCGCGGCGCTCCGGCTATGCCTTTTCCCACCAGGAAGGCTTTGGGGAGCTCATCATGTCCGGCAAGAACATGCGCCTGAGCTCCCTGGCCCTCTCCAGCTTTAGCACGCGCTCCAGCTCCAGCTGGATCGAGAGCCTGCGCAGGAAGAAGAGCGAGAGCACCAACAGCCCCGGGGGAGGGCCCGAGAAGCCCCTCAAGGGCTGA
- the Atp8b2 gene encoding phospholipid-transporting ATPase ID isoform X2 — MALCAKKCPPEEERRARANDREYNEKFQYASNCIKTSKYNILTFLPVNLFEQFQEVANTYFLFLLILQLIPQISSLSWFTTIVPLALVLTITAVKDATDDYFRHKSDNQVNNRHSQVLINGVLQQEQWMNVCVGDIIKLENNQFVAADLLLLSSSEPHGLCYIETAELDGETNMKVRQAIPVTSELGDISKLAKFDGEVICEPPNNKLDKFSGTLYWKENKFPLSNQNMLLRGCVLRNTEWCFGLVIFAGPDTKLMQNSGRTKFKRTSIDRLMNTLVLWIFGFLVCMGVILAIGNAIWEHEVGTRFQVYLPWDEAVDSAFFSGFLSFWSYIIILNTVVPISLYVSVEVIRLGHSYFINWDKKMFCAKKQTPAEARTTTLNEELGQVEYIFSDKTGTLTQNIMVFDKCSINGHSYGDVFDVLGHKAELGERPAPVDFSFNPLADKKFLFWDPSLLEAVKMGDPHAHEFFRLLSLCHTVMSEEKNEGELYYKAQSPDEGALVTAARNFGFVFRSRTPKTITVHELGTAITYQLLAILDFNNIRKRMSVIVRNPEGKIRLYCKGADTILLDRLHPSTQELLNSTTDHLNEYAGDGLRTLVLAYKDLDEEYYEEWARRRLQASLAQDSREDRLASIYEEIESDMMLLGATAIEDKLQQGVPETIALLTLANIKIWVLTGDKQETAVNIGYSCKMLTDDMTEVFIVTGHTVLEVREELRKAREKMVDSSHTVGNGFTYQGKLSSSKLTSVLEAVAGEYALVINGHSLAHALEADMELEFLETACACKAVICCRVTPLQKAQVVELVKKYKKAVTLAIGDGANDVSMIKTAHIGVGISGQEGIQAVLASDYSFSQFKFLQRLLLVHGRWSYLRMCKFLCYFFYKNFAFTMVHFWFGFFCGFSAQTVYDQYFITLYNIVYTSLPVLAMGVFDQDVPEQRSMEHPKLYEPGQLNLLFNKREFFICIAQGIYTSVLMFFIPYGVFAEATRDDGTQLADYQSFAVTVATSLVIVVSVQIGLDTGYWTAINHFFIWGSLAVYFAILFAMHSNGLFDMFPNQFRFVGNAQNTLAQPTVWLTIVLTTAVCIMPVVAFRFLRLSLKPDLSDTVRYTQLVRKKQKAQHRCMRRVGRTGSRRSGYAFSHQEGFGELIMSGKNMRLSSLALSSFSTRSSSSWIESLRRKKSESTNSPGGGPEKPLKG; from the exons ATGGCACTGTGTGCAAAAAAGTGCCCCCCAG AAGAAGAGCGGAGGGCGCGGGCTAATGACCGTGAATACAATGAGAAATTCCAGTATGCG AGTAACTGCATCAAGACCTCCAAGTACAATATTCTCACCTTCCTGCCTGTCAACCTCTTCGAGCAGTTCCAGGAAGTTGCCAACACCTACTTCCTGTTCCTTCTCATCCTACAG CTGATCCCCCAGATCTCCTCCCTGTCCTGGTTCACCACCATTGTGCCTTTGGCTCTTGTCCTCACCATCACAGCTGTTAAAGATGCCACTGATGACTAT TTCCGCCACAAGAGTGATAACCAGGTGAATAACCGTCATTCTCAGGTGCTGATCAATGGAGT CCTCCAACAAGAGCAGTGGATGAATGTCTGTGTCGGTGATATTATCAAGCTAGAAAACAACCAGTTTGTGGCG GcggacctcctcctcctctccagcagCGAGCCCCATGGGCTGTGTTACATAGAGACCGCGGAACTGGATGG AGAGACCAATATGAAAGTGCGTCAGGCAATTCCAGTCACCTCCGAGCTGGGGGACATCAGTAAGCTGGCCAAGTTTGATG GTGAAGTAATCTGTGAACCTCCCAACAACAAGCTGGACAAATTCAGTGGAACCCTGTACTGGAAGGAAAACAAATTCCCCCTGAGCAACCAGAACATGCTGCTGCGCGGCTGTGTGCTGAGAAATACCGAGTGGTGCTTTGGGCTGGTCATCTTTGCAG GTCCTGACACCAAGCTGATGCAGAACAGCGGCAGGACGAAGTTCAAGAGAACGAGTATTGACCGCCTGATGAACACACTGGTCCTCTGG ATTTTTGGATTCCTGGTCTGTATGGGAGTGATCCTGGCCATTGGCAATGCCATCTGGGAGCACGAGGTCGGGACGCGATTCCAGGTCTACCTGCCCTGGGATGAGGCGGTGGATAGTgccttcttctctggcttcctctccTTCTGGTCCTATATCATCATTCTCAACACCGTTGTGCCCATTTCACTGTATGTCAG TGTGGAAGTCATTCGTTTGGGCCACAGCTACTTCATCAACTGGGACAAGAAGATGTTCTGCGCGAAGAAGCAGACGCCTGCGGAGGCCCGTACCACCACTCTGAATGAAGAGCTGGGCCAGGTGGAGTACATCTTCTCTGATAAGACGGGCACCCTCACCCAGAACATCATGGTGTTCGACAAGTGCTCCATCAATGGCCACAGCTATG GTGACGTGTTCGATGTCTTGGGCCACAAAGCTGAGCTGGGAGAG AGACCAGCGCCTGTTGACTTCTCCTTTAATCCTCTGGCTGACAAGAAATTCTTGTTTTGGGATCCAAGCCTCTTGGAGGCTGTCAAAATGGGGGACCCACATGCACATGAGTTCTTCCGTCTCCTCTCCTTGTGCCACACTGTCATGTCAGAAGAAAAGAACGAAG GAGAGCTGTACTACAAAGCTCAGTCTCCGGATGAGGGGGCTCTGGTCACCGCAGCCAGGAACTTTGGTTTTGTGTTCCGTTCTCGTACCCCTAAAACAATCACTGTCCATGAGCTCGGTACAGCCATCACCTACCAGCTGCTGGCCATCTTGGACTTCAACAACATTCGCAAGCGGATGTCAGTCATAG TGCGGAATCCAGAGGGGAAGATCAGACTCTACTGCAAAGGGGCGGACACCATCCTGCTGGACAGACTCCACCCTTCCACACAGGAGCTACTCAACAGCACCACTGACCACCTGAAT GAATATGCAGGGGACGGGCTGAGGACCCTGGTGCTGGCCTACAAAGACCTGGATGAAGAATACTATGAGGAATGGGCCAGGAGACGcctacaggccagcctggcccaAGACAGCAGAGAGGACAGGCTGGCCAGCATCTATGAAGAGATTGAGAGTGACATGATG CTGCTGGGTGCCACGGCCATTGAGGACAAGCTTCAGCAGGGAGTCCCAGAGACCATCGCCCTCCTGACTCTGGCCAACATTAAGATTTGGGTCCTAACTGGAGATAAGCAAG AGACGGCTGTGAACATTGGCTACTCCTGCAAGATGCTGACTGACGACATGACGGAGGTGTTCATAGTCACAGGCCACACTGTTCTGGAGGTTCGAGAGGAGCTCAG GAAAGCCCGGGAGAAGATGGTGGACTCCTCCCACACGGTGGGCAATGGCTTCACCTACCAGGGGAAACTCTCGTCTTCAAAGCTCACTTCTGTCCTGGAGGCTGTTGCTGGGGAGTATGCCCTGGTCATCAATGGGCACAGCCTG GCCCATGCCTTGGAGGCTGACATGGAGCTAGAGTTTCTGGAGACAGCATGTGCTTGCAAAGCTGTCATCTGCTGCCGGGTAACACCCTTGCAGAAGGCACAGGTGGTGGAACTGGTTAAGAAGTATAAGAAGGCAGTGACGCTTGCCATTGGGGACGGTGCCAATGATGTCAGCATGATTAAAA CTGCTCACATTGGCGTGGGCATCAGCGGGCAGGAAGGGATCCAGGCCGTCCTGGCTTCCGATTATTCCTTTTCACAGTTCAAGTTCCTGCAGCGCCTCCTGCTGGTGCATGGGCGCTGGTCCTACCTGCGCATGTGCAAGTTCCTGTGCTACTTCTTCTATAAGAACTTCGCGTTCACCATGGTCCACTTCTGGTTTGGCTTCTTCTGTGGCTTCTCAGCCCAG ACCGTGTATGACCAGTATTTCATCACCCTGTATAACATCGTGTACACTTCGCTCCCAGTCCTGGCCATGGGGGTCTTTGACCAG GATGTCCCGGAGCAGCGAAGCATGGAACACCCTAAACTGTACGAGCCAGGCCAGCTGAATCTCCTGTTCAACAAGCGAGAGTTCTTCATCTGCATTGCCCAGGGCATCTACACCTCTGTGCTCATGTTCTTCATCCCCTACGGGGTGTTTGCAGAGGCCACGCGGGATGATGGCACCCAGCTGGCTGACTACCAGTCCTTTGCGGTCACTGTGGCCACCTCACTGGTCATTGTGGTCAGTGTGCAG ATTGGGCTGGACACGGGCTATTGGACAGCCATCAACCACTTCTTCATCTGGGGCAGCCTCGCTGTTTACTTTGCCATCCTCTTTGCCATGCATAGCAATGGGCTCTTTGACATGTTTCCAAACCAGTTCCGGTTTGTGG GGAATGCCCAGAACACCCTGGCCCAGCCCACCGTGTGGCTCACCATCGTGCTGACCACGGCTGTCTGCATCATGCCTGTGGTCGCCTTCCGCTTCCTCAGGCTTAGCCTGAAGCCGGATCTCTCCGACACG GTCCGCTACACCCAGCTGgtaaggaagaagcagaaggctCAGCACCGCTGCATGCGGCGCGTGGGCCGCACGGGCTCGCGGCGCTCCGGCTATGCCTTTTCCCACCAGGAAGGCTTTGGGGAGCTCATCATGTCCGGCAAGAACATGCGCCTGAGCTCCCTGGCCCTCTCCAGCTTTAGCACGCGCTCCAGCTCCAGCTGGATCGAGAGCCTGCGCAGGAAGAAGAGCGAGAGCACCAACAGCCCCGGGGGAGGGCCCGAGAAGCCCCTCAAGGGCTGA
- the Aqp10 gene encoding LOW QUALITY PROTEIN: aquaporin-10 (The sequence of the model RefSeq protein was modified relative to this genomic sequence to represent the inferred CDS: inserted 4 bases in 2 codons; substituted 1 base at 1 genomic stop codon) gives MYARVSLDAGWRKLLRRSYRNPGTHLRIRSLMARQCLAERLWVFVLSKLAMQGSVAQAVTSEENKXRLFTMFLASSLAVTVAIYMAGDVSEAHLNPAFSRAMCLVDASPVPRPLSCATPPLLGHAPSPGPRSPPRPRPLSWATPPLLGHAPSPGPRSPPRPRPLPGHAPLSWATLPSPATPPPRATLPSPGPRSPLLGHTPSPGPRSPLLGHAPLPGHAPLSWATLPSPGPRSPPRPRSPLLGHAPLSWATLPSPRPRSPLLGHAPLLGHAPLSSATLPSPGPRSPPRPRPLPGHAPPFVAPVPQELPAFSTVVAEGTGLGQLLWAGVPCSDALQHYTGGNXKETASIFAAYPSPFLPLISGFLDQILGGMLTVGLLAILDRRNKGVPAGLQSVVVGLLILAIRLSMDANCGFPLNPAGDLGPRLSTYFAGWGPEVFGXETGWFGWWWVPVVAPMVGSTLGTATHQLLVALHHPEEPEPVPKVVAVQHEASDLGTPAQLECKL, from the exons ATGTACGCTAGGGTGTCCTTGGATGCAGGATGGAGAAAG CTGTTGAGACGCTCTTACCGGAATCCTGG GACCCACCTCCGGATCCGAAGCCTCATGGCCCGACAGTGCCTGGCAGAGCGTCTGTGGGTATTTGTGCTATCAAAG CTCGCCATGCAAggttctgtggcccaggctgtcaCCAGCGAAGAAAACAA GCGACTCTTCACAATGTTTCTGGCCAGCTCTCTGGCTGTTACAGTAGCTATCTACATGGCAGGCGATGTCTCAG AAGCCCACCTAAACCCAGCCTTCTCTCGGGCCATGTGCTTGGTGGACGCCTCCCCTGTGCCACGCCCCCTCTCCTGTGCCACGCCCCCTCTCCTGGGCCACGCCCCCTCTCCTGGGCCACGCTCCCCTCCCCGGCCGCGCCCCCTCTCCTGGGCCACGCCCCCTCTCCTGGGCCACGCCCCCTCTCCTGGGCCACGCTCCCCTCCCCGGCCACGCCCCCTCCCCGGCCACGCTCCCCTCTCCTGGGCCACGCTCCCCTCCCCGGCCACGCCCCCTCCCCGGGCCACGCTCCCCTCTCCTGGGCCACGCTCCCCTCTCCTGGGCCACACCCCCTCTCCTGGGCCACGCTCCCCTCTCCTGGGCCACGCTCCCCTCCCCGGCCACGCTCCCCTCTCCTGGGCCACGCTCCCCTCTCCTGGGCCACGCTCCCCTCCCCGGCCACGCTCCCCTCTCCTGGGCCACGCTCCCCTCTCCTGGGCCACGCTCCCCTCTCCTCGGCCACGCTCCCCTCTCCTGGGCCACGCTCCCCTCCTCGGCCACGCTCCCCTCTCCTCGGCCACGCTCCCCTCTCCTGGGCCACGCTCCCCTCCCCGGCCACGCCCCCTCCCCGGCCACGCTCCCCCATTTGTTGCTCCTGTGCCTCAGGAgctcccagcattctctactgTGGTAGCAGAGGGGACAGGACTGGGGCAGCTGTTGTGGGCAGGGGTGCCTTGCAGTG ACGCCCTCCAGCACTACACAGGTGGGAA CAAAGAGACAGCCTCCATTTTTGCCGCCTACCCTTCCCCCTTTCTGCCCCTGATCAGTGGCTTCTTGGATCAG ATTTTGGGTGGAAT GCTGACTGTGGGGCTGTTAGCGATCCTAGACAGACGGAATAAAGGAGTGCCTGCAGGTCTGCAGTCTGTGGTGGTgggactgctgatccttgccatCCGACTATCCATGGATGCTAACTGTGGCTTTCCGCTCAACCCTGCCGGGGACCTGGGCCCACGGCTCTCCACCTACTTTGCTGGCTGGGGCCCTGAGGTCTTCGGGTAGGAGACA GGCTGGTTTGGCTGGTGGTGGGTACCTGTGGTGGCCCCTATGGTGGGGTCCACCCTCGGCACAGCCACACACCAGCTCCTGGTGGCTCTGCACCACCCTGAGGAACCAGAGCCAGTTCCAAAGGTGGTAGCTGTTCAGCATGAGGCTTCAGACTTGGGAACTCCAGCTCAGCTGGAATGTAAGCTGTGA